Proteins from one Pseudomonadota bacterium genomic window:
- a CDS encoding DUF1579 domain-containing protein, with protein MTTEKNLQGKTDIQSMMENFKKMATPGAPHKLLAGLEGHWVTHTRAWMGGDQPPVETSGTCVQTMILGGRYLQQEYTGEMMGEPFSGINLIGFDNQKERFESIWIDTMSTGIYYFEGVIGSDGKTITQESSYDDPDKGHVTWRSVTRFVDDNTLEYEMFLIPKNSPEEKMSEMTVTRETSAGSEKSRIH; from the coding sequence ATGACGACTGAAAAGAACCTGCAAGGCAAGACGGATATCCAATCCATGATGGAAAACTTCAAGAAAATGGCCACCCCCGGAGCTCCGCATAAGCTCCTGGCCGGACTGGAAGGCCACTGGGTCACCCATACCAGGGCCTGGATGGGAGGTGATCAGCCGCCGGTAGAGACTTCCGGCACCTGCGTACAGACGATGATCCTGGGCGGGAGATACCTTCAACAGGAGTACACCGGCGAGATGATGGGAGAACCCTTCTCCGGCATCAATCTCATCGGTTTCGACAACCAGAAAGAGCGTTTTGAGTCGATCTGGATCGACACCATGAGCACCGGCATCTATTATTTCGAAGGTGTTATCGGAAGCGACGGTAAGACCATCACCCAGGAGAGCAGTTATGACGATCCGGACAAAGGTCACGTGACCTGGCGTAGTGTCACCAGGTTTGTGGACGACAATACCTTGGAGTATGAGATGTTTCTCATCCCGAAAAATAGCCCGGAAGAGAAGATGTCCGAGATGACCGTTACCCGGGAAACATCAGCAGGCAGTGAAAAGTCACGCATCCACTGA
- a CDS encoding PAS domain S-box protein has translation MTKLKDLGNALQDCERRYDELLRAVTDYTYTVTVENGAAVKTVHSEACVGVTGFASAEYDAQPYLWLDMIHPEDRDVVLRQTADILAGQDSSILEHRIRHKDGSIRWIQNTLLRRHDPNFKLIAYDGLIRDITQRKNDEAIISERTSELERINEELRLEIIERQEAEKALQESENKLKNIFNTSIPICITNTDYQIILSNEAYKNLHHLNEQCEYPVKCFDSRPGPTCMTDACPMIKIAGGEREVLCESTKINDDGSKQYFIVTARPFLDRKGRLIGMIECFQEITERKTAEIERDKLIEELQTALSEIKTLRGILPICSYCKNIRNDEGYYEQIEGYIHKHSGVDFSHTICPECYKKELQRIEAHKKKI, from the coding sequence ATGACAAAGCTGAAAGATTTAGGAAATGCTTTGCAGGATTGCGAAAGGAGATATGACGAACTCCTGCGGGCGGTCACCGATTATACCTATACCGTGACAGTTGAGAATGGGGCCGCCGTTAAAACAGTCCATAGTGAAGCCTGTGTCGGGGTGACCGGATTTGCCTCGGCCGAATATGATGCGCAACCCTATCTCTGGCTGGATATGATTCACCCGGAAGACAGGGATGTGGTTCTGCGACAGACCGCCGACATCCTGGCCGGACAGGACTCTTCGATCCTTGAACACCGGATCCGCCACAAGGACGGATCGATCAGATGGATCCAGAACACCCTGCTGCGCCGCCATGACCCGAATTTTAAACTCATCGCCTATGACGGCCTGATTCGGGATATCACGCAAAGAAAAAATGATGAGGCGATCATTTCCGAGCGGACCAGCGAGCTTGAACGGATCAATGAAGAGTTGCGGCTGGAGATTATCGAACGGCAGGAGGCGGAAAAAGCCCTCCAGGAAAGCGAAAACAAACTGAAGAATATCTTCAACACCTCCATTCCAATCTGCATCACCAACACCGACTACCAGATCATCTTGTCCAACGAGGCATACAAAAATCTGCATCATCTGAATGAGCAATGTGAGTATCCGGTGAAGTGTTTCGATTCACGCCCGGGACCGACCTGCATGACCGATGCCTGCCCGATGATTAAAATCGCCGGTGGTGAAAGGGAAGTGCTTTGTGAATCGACAAAAATAAATGATGACGGCAGCAAACAATATTTCATCGTCACCGCCCGGCCGTTCCTCGACCGGAAGGGCCGACTGATCGGGATGATCGAATGCTTTCAGGAAATTACCGAAAGAAAAACCGCGGAAATTGAACGGGATAAACTCATTGAGGAATTGCAGACCGCTTTATCCGAGATCAAAACCTTAAGAGGGATCCTGCCGATCTGTTCCTACTGCAAAAATATCCGCAATGATGAAGGATATTATGAACAGATCGAAGGGTATATCCACAAACATTCCGGGGTGGATTTCAGCCATACGATCTGCCCCGAATGCTACAAGAAAGAACTGCAAAGAATAGAGGCGCACAAGAAAAAGATTTGA
- a CDS encoding universal stress protein: MSEDNFTDLARRDRERHLLLAVDESDNSRRAVMYVADFFGDYRDVFVTLLSIIPEPSEDYFPNDAERVSWLQEKKLTVEKALADYHKILQDAGFPENRIDTRLSVRQCVSIGDAILEEQARLRCCIVVAGRRGLTHNEEFIFGSTSSKLLHHASHCAVMIIE; the protein is encoded by the coding sequence ATGAGCGAGGACAACTTTACCGATCTTGCCCGGAGAGACCGGGAGCGGCATCTGCTGCTGGCCGTTGACGAATCCGACAACTCACGAAGGGCGGTGATGTATGTGGCTGATTTTTTCGGGGACTACCGGGATGTGTTCGTCACCCTGCTCTCGATCATCCCGGAACCGTCCGAGGATTATTTCCCGAACGATGCGGAACGCGTGAGTTGGCTGCAAGAAAAAAAACTGACCGTGGAAAAGGCCCTTGCCGATTACCACAAAATCCTGCAGGACGCGGGTTTTCCGGAAAACCGGATCGATACGCGGCTCTCCGTCCGGCAGTGCGTTTCCATCGGTGACGCAATCCTGGAAGAACAGGCGCGGTTGCGCTGCTGTATCGTGGTAGCAGGCCGGCGAGGACTCACCCATAACGAAGAGTTCATCTTCGGTTCCACCTCAAGCAAACTCCTCCACCATGCCTCACACTGCGCGGTGATGATTATTGAATAA
- a CDS encoding serine/threonine-protein kinase codes for MDESTTFSRAVLRELMARHTDPKRIPDRFKVITDTSDFIRVEYNDVVLLGDTPFLVKGYEKEGRFGLDDEPKYWVRRAIDLTDGATRILKLVFHEEFETKIGEVVIKCFRSPKKEGRILDLVRNHDNFMHGRWVLDAAGNNVRILDYIYGRRYDELITGYGEDHHDYFHHYFPQVLNEYIQLVEAIKFLHDHGEKHGDIRRDHIIRDRELNINRWIDFDYNFMHGESLFSFDLQGLGNILIFLTGRGDVLVADLYHDQKELFDTLWGEDLNISYKNRVANLRKIYPYVPESLNRILLHFSRGANIFYETTDQMLDDLARARADLVSLTGRTS; via the coding sequence ATGGACGAATCGACAACATTCTCCAGAGCTGTGCTCCGCGAGCTCATGGCCCGTCACACCGATCCCAAAAGGATACCGGACAGGTTCAAGGTCATCACCGACACCAGCGATTTCATCCGGGTCGAATATAATGACGTGGTCCTGCTCGGCGACACGCCTTTTTTGGTCAAGGGGTATGAGAAGGAAGGGAGATTCGGCCTGGACGATGAGCCGAAATACTGGGTCCGCCGGGCCATCGATCTCACCGACGGCGCGACCAGAATCCTCAAACTCGTGTTCCATGAAGAATTCGAGACGAAGATCGGCGAGGTCGTCATCAAATGCTTCCGCAGCCCGAAAAAAGAGGGCCGCATCCTGGATCTGGTCCGCAATCACGACAATTTCATGCACGGTCGCTGGGTCCTCGATGCGGCCGGCAACAATGTCCGCATCCTTGATTACATCTACGGCCGCCGCTACGACGAACTCATCACCGGCTACGGCGAAGATCATCACGACTATTTCCACCATTATTTCCCCCAGGTCCTGAACGAATACATCCAGCTGGTCGAAGCGATCAAATTTCTCCATGACCACGGGGAAAAACACGGCGACATCAGGCGCGACCACATCATCCGCGACCGGGAGCTGAACATCAACCGCTGGATCGACTTCGACTACAACTTCATGCACGGCGAGTCCTTGTTCAGCTTCGACCTGCAGGGACTCGGCAATATTCTGATCTTCCTGACCGGACGCGGCGACGTTCTGGTTGCGGACCTTTACCATGATCAGAAGGAACTCTTTGATACCCTGTGGGGCGAAGACCTGAACATCTCGTACAAGAACAGGGTGGCAAATCTACGGAAGATCTATCCGTATGTTCCGGAGTCCCTGAACCGGATTCTGCTCCATTTTTCCAGAGGGGCAAACATATTCTATGAAACCACGGACCAGATGCTCGATGACCTGGCAAGGGCCCGGGCCGATCTGGTTTCACTGACAGGGAGGACGTCATGA
- a CDS encoding tyrosine-protein phosphatase: protein MENVTMKIYLLLFFLLISSICYANPRIRPETWARPIIGTNLENLHAVDEGVFRSEQPGEEDISDLLALGIREVLNLREYHSDTDDLADENFLLHRIKINTGNITEEQIIEALRIIKNRKGPILIHCWHGSDRTGVMIAAYRIIFNNWSKSRALDEMTHGGYGYHAKIYPGLVGLIENLDQDRIRKLLDSSAGTDALISYTASSPSPDVHPSVTNRGFAEIHSTFSDGRDSSPPLFEIR, encoded by the coding sequence ATGGAGAATGTCACTATGAAAATATACCTCCTGCTCTTTTTTCTCCTCATCTCGTCCATCTGTTACGCGAATCCCCGGATCAGGCCTGAAACATGGGCCCGGCCGATCATCGGCACCAATTTAGAAAATCTGCACGCGGTGGACGAAGGGGTCTTCCGCTCGGAACAACCCGGCGAGGAAGACATCAGCGACCTTCTTGCCCTTGGCATCAGGGAAGTTCTGAACTTGAGGGAATACCACAGTGATACGGATGACCTGGCCGATGAAAATTTCCTGCTTCACCGGATAAAAATCAACACCGGGAATATCACGGAAGAACAGATCATCGAGGCGTTGCGGATTATCAAGAACAGGAAAGGCCCGATCCTGATCCACTGCTGGCATGGTTCGGACAGGACAGGAGTCATGATTGCCGCCTACCGGATCATTTTCAACAACTGGTCCAAGTCCCGGGCATTGGATGAGATGACCCACGGCGGCTATGGCTATCACGCGAAAATATATCCCGGTCTGGTGGGACTGATTGAAAATCTGGACCAGGACAGGATCAGAAAATTACTGGATTCATCTGCAGGGACGGACGCCCTCATTTCCTACACTGCCAGCTCCCCCAGCCCGGATGTCCATCCTTCCGTGACAAACCGGGGGTTCGCCGAAATCCATTCCACCTTCAGCGACGGGCGTGACTCTTCACCACCATTATTCGAGATCCGATAG
- a CDS encoding HupE/UreJ family protein → MMRTLIIILTTILLPTPAFAHTMGSDGSFLSGLTHPVLGFDHLLAMLSVGILSAQMGGRAIWTVPSTFVAVMAVGAMIGTRNINVPGVEYGIAISVLVLGIALALEKKLPQVWAMLFVGFFALFHGHAHGTEMPTIVTPIIYATGFLSGTAGIHIAGVLIGIVSGKTATGSATLRYIGAGIAGIGVHIVYILSKY, encoded by the coding sequence ATCATGAGAACGCTCATCATCATCCTCACCACCATTCTCCTGCCCACCCCCGCTTTCGCCCATACCATGGGAAGCGACGGCAGCTTTCTCTCCGGACTCACCCACCCGGTGCTCGGTTTCGATCATCTGCTGGCGATGCTCAGTGTCGGCATCTTAAGCGCCCAGATGGGCGGCCGGGCCATCTGGACCGTCCCCTCGACTTTTGTCGCGGTAATGGCGGTCGGCGCAATGATCGGCACCCGGAACATCAACGTCCCCGGGGTGGAATACGGTATCGCGATCTCGGTCCTGGTTCTCGGCATCGCGCTCGCTCTCGAGAAGAAACTGCCGCAGGTCTGGGCCATGCTCTTTGTCGGTTTTTTCGCCCTCTTCCACGGCCACGCCCACGGCACCGAAATGCCGACCATCGTCACCCCGATCATCTACGCAACAGGATTTCTCTCGGGGACCGCGGGCATCCACATCGCCGGGGTGCTGATCGGCATTGTTTCGGGTAAAACCGCAACGGGGTCGGCGACACTTCGCTACATCGGCGCAGGCATCGCAGGGATCGGAGTGCACATCGTCTACATTCTGAGTAAATACTGA
- the tsaB gene encoding tRNA (adenosine(37)-N6)-threonylcarbamoyltransferase complex dimerization subunit type 1 TsaB, whose product MTVKRPDQGRDPGPKVLAIETATQCGSVALLAGDVCLAENTINSTTTHSRRITSQIEYVMRECGVEWVDLDCIAVSLGPGSFTGLRIGLSTAKGFSMACEIPLVGVPTLDALALQMTGQPGTMICPVIDARKNEIYCALYKCDSDGRPALAGEYLVIHPGDLTGMIESPTLFIGNGTEVYGELFRRELGGKYLPAPVASFMPRAATVGMIGSGYFQDDKIGDPATMVPIYVRPSEAEVSLSEKQTRIKT is encoded by the coding sequence ATGACCGTAAAGAGACCTGATCAGGGCAGAGATCCCGGCCCGAAAGTGCTTGCCATCGAGACCGCCACCCAGTGCGGCAGCGTCGCCCTGCTTGCCGGGGATGTCTGTCTGGCCGAAAACACGATCAACTCCACAACCACCCATTCCCGCAGAATCACCAGCCAGATTGAGTATGTGATGCGCGAGTGCGGGGTCGAGTGGGTTGACCTCGACTGTATCGCGGTGAGCCTCGGGCCCGGCAGCTTTACCGGGTTGCGGATCGGGCTCAGCACCGCCAAGGGATTTTCGATGGCCTGCGAGATCCCCCTGGTCGGCGTCCCGACTCTCGACGCGCTGGCCCTGCAGATGACCGGGCAGCCGGGGACCATGATCTGCCCGGTGATCGATGCCCGGAAAAACGAAATCTACTGTGCTTTGTACAAATGCGACAGCGACGGACGCCCGGCGCTGGCCGGTGAATACCTGGTCATCCACCCCGGAGACCTGACCGGGATGATCGAGTCTCCAACCCTCTTTATCGGCAACGGCACCGAGGTGTACGGGGAACTCTTCCGCAGGGAGCTTGGCGGGAAATACCTGCCCGCTCCGGTCGCTTCCTTCATGCCCCGGGCAGCAACCGTCGGGATGATCGGTTCGGGATATTTTCAGGATGACAAAATCGGCGACCCGGCTACCATGGTCCCGATCTATGTAAGGCCTTCGGAGGCTGAAGTTTCCCTCTCCGAAAAACAGACGAGAATCAAGACATGA